In Mycobacterium sp. JS623, one genomic interval encodes:
- a CDS encoding CocE/NonD family hydrolase: MTAVSAAATASPFRSRVKKYAGRAVSTLLKLPPHTTQYRVRRGLRVPMRDGVELIADHYEPRTASPAGTLLVRGPYGRGWPSSTLFAALYASRGYHVVFESVRGTFGSGGEFNPMVNETADGADTAAWLRDQPWFTGSFATVGISYLGFTQWALLTDPPPEMTAAVITVGPHDLSGPRWGTGSFGLNDFLGWSEMVAHQEEPRDIRALVRQVRARRALALATGALPVGESARTLLGTGAPWFESWLEHPEHDDPHWAPLQLHQALERTQIPVLLLSGWQDLFLEQTLTQYQRLRERDVPVAVTIGPWTHSQMMTKGAPTVLRESLAWLDTHLAGTRRVARKPVRIHINGHGWQDLDDWPPAMPEQVWYLRPAGHLGASAPDQDTPPSSFTYHPGEPTPTIGGRLLAPEGGYRNDIRLAERADVLTFTSAPLPADLYAVGTPLLQLSHSCDNRYNDLFVRISEVDARGRSRNVSDGYVCGTPDSRDIRIELDAIAHRFRAGWRIRVLIAGGSHPRFARNLGTGEPLISGRELVAATHTVHLGQGGSSRLVLPAGPRPPSPH; the protein is encoded by the coding sequence GTGACCGCAGTATCCGCCGCCGCCACTGCATCGCCGTTCCGTTCCAGAGTCAAGAAATACGCCGGCCGCGCCGTCAGCACCCTGCTGAAGCTGCCGCCACACACCACCCAGTACCGGGTACGCCGGGGCTTGCGCGTGCCGATGCGCGACGGCGTCGAGTTGATCGCCGATCACTACGAACCTCGCACTGCCAGCCCGGCAGGCACGCTATTGGTCCGCGGGCCCTACGGCCGCGGATGGCCGTCCTCGACGTTGTTCGCAGCTCTGTACGCCTCGCGGGGCTATCACGTCGTCTTCGAAAGTGTCAGAGGCACATTCGGCTCCGGTGGCGAGTTCAACCCGATGGTCAACGAGACTGCCGACGGCGCGGACACGGCCGCGTGGTTGCGCGATCAACCGTGGTTCACCGGTTCGTTCGCCACCGTCGGGATTTCCTACCTCGGCTTCACGCAATGGGCGCTGCTCACCGATCCGCCACCGGAGATGACGGCCGCGGTCATCACCGTCGGCCCGCACGACCTCAGCGGCCCCCGCTGGGGCACCGGTTCATTTGGCCTGAACGATTTCCTCGGCTGGTCTGAGATGGTGGCTCACCAGGAAGAGCCGCGCGATATCCGCGCCCTCGTCCGCCAGGTGCGGGCGCGACGAGCGCTGGCCCTAGCGACAGGCGCGCTGCCGGTCGGCGAATCGGCCCGCACGCTATTGGGCACGGGCGCACCGTGGTTCGAGTCCTGGCTCGAACACCCCGAGCACGACGACCCGCACTGGGCGCCGTTACAGCTGCATCAGGCGCTGGAGCGCACACAGATTCCGGTGCTGCTGCTCAGCGGATGGCAGGACCTGTTTCTCGAGCAGACACTCACGCAGTACCAACGTCTTCGCGAGCGCGACGTGCCGGTCGCCGTCACGATCGGACCGTGGACGCACAGCCAGATGATGACCAAAGGCGCACCGACCGTCCTCCGAGAATCGTTGGCCTGGTTGGATACTCACTTGGCGGGCACCCGCAGGGTGGCACGTAAACCAGTGCGAATCCACATCAACGGGCACGGATGGCAGGACCTCGACGACTGGCCGCCGGCGATGCCCGAACAGGTGTGGTATCTGCGACCGGCGGGCCACCTCGGCGCCAGCGCGCCCGATCAGGACACTCCCCCGTCGAGCTTCACCTACCACCCCGGCGAACCGACGCCTACCATCGGTGGTCGACTGCTGGCACCAGAAGGCGGCTACCGCAACGACATTCGACTTGCCGAACGCGCTGACGTGCTGACGTTCACCAGCGCCCCGCTTCCTGCGGACCTCTACGCCGTCGGAACCCCGCTGCTGCAACTGTCGCACTCGTGCGACAACCGTTACAACGATCTGTTCGTCCGGATCAGCGAGGTGGATGCGCGGGGCCGGTCGCGCAACGTCAGCGACGGATATGTCTGCGGGACACCGGATTCGCGCGACATTCGGATCGAGTTGGACGCGATCGCCCACCGCTTCCGCGCGGGGTGGCGCATTCGGGTGCTCATCGCGGGCGGATCGCATCCGCGGTTCGCCCGCAATCTGGGCACCGGCGAACCGTTGATCAGCGGGCGAGAATTGGTAGCGGCGACGCACACCGTGCATCTCGGCCAGGGCGGCAGTTCCCGGCTGGTGCTGCCCGCAGGACCGCGTCCGCCTTCACCCCACTGA
- a CDS encoding MATE family efflux transporter, whose protein sequence is MAEGDLSGTPATGRRIAALAFPALGVLAAEPIYLLFDIAIVGRLGALALAGLAIGGLILSTLSSQMTFLSYGTTARSARFFGAGDRAAAVDEGVQATWLALGLGAAIVVVVEAAAVPLVSALAAGGDITDAALPWVRIAIVGVPAILVSAAGNGWMRGVQDTTRPLRYVIGGFAVSAVLCPLLVYGWFGMPRLELAGSAVANLVGQWVAALLFLRSLLAEQVPLRIQPAVLRAQVVMGRDLVLRTVAFQACFVSAGAVAARFGAAAVAAHQVVLQLWNFLALVLDSLAIAAQSLVGAALGAGQLAHAKSVAWRVTIFSTLASAVLAIVFAVGASVFPSVFTDDRSVLDAIGVPWWFMVAQLPIAGIVFALDGVLLGAGDAKFMRNATLISALIGFLPLIWLSLAFGWGLLGIWSGLSTFMVLRLAFVGWRAFSGHWLVPGTGDG, encoded by the coding sequence TTGGCTGAGGGCGACCTCTCGGGCACGCCCGCCACTGGTCGGCGCATTGCCGCATTGGCGTTCCCCGCGCTCGGCGTGCTGGCAGCCGAACCGATCTACCTGTTGTTCGACATCGCCATCGTCGGCCGGTTGGGCGCGTTGGCGCTGGCCGGCTTGGCGATTGGCGGGCTGATTCTGAGCACGCTCAGCTCACAGATGACGTTTCTGTCCTACGGCACCACCGCGCGCTCGGCACGCTTCTTCGGAGCAGGCGACCGGGCCGCGGCCGTCGACGAGGGAGTGCAGGCCACCTGGCTGGCGCTCGGCTTGGGTGCGGCCATCGTCGTGGTGGTCGAGGCTGCTGCGGTGCCGTTGGTGTCGGCATTGGCGGCTGGCGGCGACATCACTGATGCCGCCTTGCCGTGGGTCCGCATCGCGATCGTGGGCGTGCCCGCGATCCTGGTATCCGCGGCGGGCAACGGTTGGATGCGCGGCGTGCAGGACACCACGCGGCCGCTGCGCTACGTCATCGGTGGGTTCGCGGTATCTGCAGTGCTGTGCCCGCTGCTGGTGTACGGCTGGTTTGGTATGCCCCGATTGGAATTGGCGGGTTCGGCCGTGGCCAACCTGGTGGGGCAGTGGGTGGCCGCTTTGCTATTCCTGCGCTCACTGCTTGCCGAACAGGTGCCGCTGCGTATTCAGCCTGCGGTGCTGCGAGCACAGGTCGTGATGGGGCGCGACCTGGTGTTGCGCACGGTGGCGTTCCAGGCGTGTTTCGTGTCGGCGGGCGCCGTCGCGGCCCGGTTCGGCGCGGCCGCCGTCGCCGCTCATCAGGTGGTGCTGCAGCTGTGGAATTTCCTTGCGCTGGTGCTTGATTCGCTGGCGATCGCCGCGCAGTCGTTGGTGGGTGCGGCACTGGGTGCAGGGCAGCTGGCCCACGCGAAGTCCGTCGCATGGCGGGTGACGATCTTCTCCACTCTGGCCTCCGCGGTGTTGGCCATTGTCTTCGCGGTCGGTGCGTCGGTGTTCCCGAGCGTGTTCACCGACGACCGGTCGGTGCTCGACGCCATCGGGGTGCCATGGTGGTTTATGGTGGCCCAATTACCAATTGCGGGAATCGTTTTCGCGCTCGACGGGGTGCTGCTCGGCGCTGGTGACGCGAAGTTCATGCGCAACGCCACGCTGATCAGCGCGCTGATCGGCTTCCTGCCATTGATCTGGCTGTCGCTGGCGTTCGGCTGGGGCTTGCTCGGAATCTGGTCGGGTTTAAGCACATTCATGGTGCTGCGGCTTGCGTTCGTGGGCTGGCGCGCGTTCTCCGGGCACTGGCTGGTGCCAGGGACGGGTGACGGCTGA
- the truB gene encoding tRNA pseudouridine(55) synthase TruB encodes MTHAGIVVVDKPAGMTSHDVVGRCRRIFGTRKVGHAGTLDPMATGVLVVGIERATKILGLLTTTDKSYSATIRLGQTTSTDDAEGEVLQSVSASAVTDDQIGDAVGALRGEIAQVPSAVSAVKVGGKRAYRLVREGQTVELAPRNVRIERFDVLAIRRHDELIDVDVEVDCSSGTYIRALARDVGDALKVGGHLTALRRTRVGRFGLDQARILDDLAERPRLSYSLDEACLQSFPRRDLTDAEAEDTRHGRPLDAADIDGVYAATAPDGRVIALLKDQASRSKSVVVLRPATL; translated from the coding sequence ATGACCCACGCTGGAATTGTCGTAGTCGACAAACCGGCGGGCATGACGAGCCATGACGTCGTCGGCCGCTGCAGGCGCATCTTCGGCACCCGCAAGGTTGGCCACGCGGGCACACTCGACCCGATGGCCACCGGCGTGCTCGTCGTCGGGATAGAACGCGCCACCAAGATCCTCGGCCTGCTGACGACCACCGACAAGTCCTATTCCGCCACCATCCGGCTCGGCCAAACCACATCCACCGATGACGCCGAAGGTGAAGTCTTGCAATCGGTTTCGGCCAGCGCCGTCACCGACGATCAGATCGGTGACGCGGTCGGCGCGCTGCGCGGTGAGATCGCGCAGGTGCCGTCGGCGGTCAGCGCCGTCAAGGTCGGCGGCAAGCGCGCCTACAGACTGGTCCGCGAGGGCCAGACGGTCGAACTCGCGCCGCGCAACGTTCGCATCGAAAGGTTCGATGTGCTGGCCATCCGCCGGCACGACGAACTCATCGACGTCGACGTCGAAGTCGACTGCTCGAGCGGCACGTACATCCGCGCGCTGGCCCGCGACGTCGGCGATGCACTGAAAGTCGGCGGACATCTGACCGCGCTGCGGCGCACCAGAGTCGGCCGGTTCGGGCTCGATCAGGCTCGCATTCTCGATGACCTCGCCGAGCGGCCCCGCCTGAGCTATTCACTTGATGAAGCCTGCCTGCAATCGTTTCCGCGCCGCGATCTGACCGACGCCGAGGCCGAGGACACCCGGCACGGACGGCCGCTGGACGCCGCCGACATCGACGGCGTCTACGCTGCCACCGCACCCGATGGAAGAGTTATCGCGCTGCTGAAAGACCAAGCGTCACGGTCGAAGTCGGTTGTTGTGTTACGCCCTGCCACCCTGTAG
- a CDS encoding DUF3558 domain-containing protein: protein MVAKLRLLSALCALVAAVIVVWQSNPAGPVRVDATDIPMTNVTTSIKWPVVETVNPRPFDPCQDIPIDVIQRIGLAFTPPTPEEGLRCHYDAGNYQMAVEAFVWRTYEETLPPDAVELDINGHRAAQFWIMKPTDWNDRWWITCGIAYKTSYGVILQTLFYSPIYAADDVDCLQTNLQRGRELSNYYKY, encoded by the coding sequence ATGGTCGCCAAACTTCGCCTGCTGTCCGCGCTGTGTGCGCTGGTCGCGGCGGTGATCGTGGTGTGGCAGTCGAACCCGGCCGGCCCTGTGCGCGTCGACGCCACCGATATCCCGATGACCAACGTCACCACGTCCATCAAGTGGCCCGTCGTCGAAACGGTCAACCCCAGGCCCTTCGATCCGTGTCAGGACATCCCGATCGACGTGATCCAGCGGATCGGGCTGGCCTTCACTCCGCCGACGCCCGAGGAAGGCCTGCGCTGCCACTACGATGCCGGCAACTATCAGATGGCCGTCGAAGCGTTCGTCTGGCGCACCTACGAGGAAACGCTGCCGCCCGACGCGGTCGAGCTCGACATCAACGGCCACCGCGCGGCCCAGTTCTGGATCATGAAGCCGACCGACTGGAACGACCGCTGGTGGATCACCTGCGGGATCGCGTACAAGACCAGCTATGGCGTCATCCTGCAGACGCTGTTCTACTCACCGATCTACGCCGCCGACGATGTCGATTGCCTGCAGACCAATCTGCAGCGCGGCCGCGAGCTGAGCAACTACTACAAGTACTGA
- a CDS encoding enoyl-CoA hydratase has translation MLLIETQDRVRTLTLNRPQSRNALSAELRRRFFGALRDAEADSDVDVVIVTGADPVFCAGLDLKELGDTTQLPDISPQWPPMAKPVIGAINGAAVTGGLEIALYCDILIASEQARFADTHARVGLLPTWGLSVRLPQKVGVGLARRMSLTGDYLSTTDALRAGLVTEVVSHDELLPTARKVAASIVGNNQNAVRALLASYHRIDASQTDAGLWIEAASAKQWMNSATGDDIAANRDAVLQRGRAQVR, from the coding sequence GTGCTGCTCATCGAGACCCAAGACCGGGTGCGGACGCTGACGCTGAACCGGCCGCAGTCCCGCAATGCGCTGTCGGCCGAGTTACGTAGGCGCTTCTTCGGCGCGCTGCGCGACGCGGAGGCCGACAGCGACGTCGACGTCGTCATCGTCACCGGCGCCGACCCGGTCTTCTGCGCAGGGCTGGACCTCAAGGAACTGGGCGATACGACGCAGCTGCCGGACATCTCTCCGCAATGGCCGCCGATGGCCAAGCCGGTGATCGGCGCAATCAACGGCGCGGCCGTGACCGGCGGCCTGGAGATCGCGCTGTACTGCGACATCCTGATCGCATCCGAGCAGGCCCGTTTCGCCGATACCCACGCCCGCGTCGGATTGCTGCCCACCTGGGGGCTCAGCGTTCGGCTGCCGCAGAAGGTCGGCGTCGGGCTGGCCCGCCGGATGAGCCTGACGGGCGACTATTTGTCGACGACCGACGCGCTGCGCGCGGGGCTGGTCACCGAGGTGGTGTCGCACGACGAGTTGTTGCCGACGGCGCGAAAGGTCGCGGCGTCGATCGTGGGCAACAACCAGAACGCGGTGCGCGCACTGCTCGCGTCGTATCACCGCATCGACGCCTCACAGACCGACGCGGGGCTGTGGATCGAGGCGGCCTCTGCCAAGCAGTGGATGAACTCGGCGACCGGTGACGATATCGCCGCCAACCGCGACGCGGTGCTGCAGCGGGGACGGGCGCAGGTCCGATGA
- the pptT gene encoding 4'-phosphopantetheinyl transferase PptT yields the protein MTAAPLLAVVLPEAEALAAAELYNDPPGLAPLPEEEPLIAKSVAKRRNEFITVRHCARQALDELGVPSVPILKGDKGEPCWPDGVVGSLTHCTGFRGAAVARRGQVRSVGIDAEPHDVLPKGVLDAVSLPKERVELQQMPHGLHWDRILFCAKEATYKAWFPLTHRWLGFEDAHITFGVDGSGTAGTFESRILIDPAAESGPPLETLSGRWSVRDGLALTAIVV from the coding sequence ATGACCGCTGCTCCGCTGCTCGCGGTGGTGCTGCCAGAGGCCGAGGCGCTGGCGGCGGCCGAATTGTATAACGACCCACCGGGATTAGCGCCGCTGCCGGAAGAGGAGCCACTGATCGCGAAGTCGGTGGCCAAGCGGCGCAACGAGTTCATCACCGTGCGCCACTGCGCCCGGCAGGCCCTCGATGAACTCGGTGTGCCGTCGGTGCCGATCCTCAAGGGGGACAAGGGCGAGCCCTGCTGGCCCGACGGTGTCGTCGGCAGCCTCACCCATTGCACGGGTTTTCGCGGTGCGGCCGTCGCCAGGCGCGGTCAGGTGCGCTCGGTGGGCATCGACGCCGAACCGCACGACGTGCTGCCCAAGGGCGTGCTCGACGCGGTCAGCCTGCCGAAAGAGCGCGTCGAACTGCAACAGATGCCGCATGGTTTGCATTGGGACCGAATCCTGTTCTGCGCCAAGGAGGCGACGTATAAGGCGTGGTTTCCGTTGACGCACCGCTGGCTTGGTTTCGAAGATGCGCACATCACCTTCGGAGTCGACGGCAGCGGCACCGCGGGCACGTTCGAGTCACGCATTCTGATCGATCCGGCCGCCGAGTCAGGCCCGCCGCTGGAGACGTTGTCGGGACGCTGGTCGGTTCGCGACGGGCTGGCGCTGACGGCGATCGTCGTATGA
- the mntR gene encoding manganese-binding transcriptional regulator MntR, translating into MSPEGNPRDLSTVAQDYLKVIWTAQEWSLEKVSTKLLAERIGVSASTASESIRKLADQGLVDHEKYGAVTLTEAGRRAALGMVRRHRLMETFLVRELGYSWDEVHDEAEVLEHAVSDRMLDRIDAKLGHPTRDPHGDPIPAKDGQVPTPDARQLSVCQNGESGTVARISDADPEMLRYFDTVGISLDSRLHVLARRDFAGMISVAIKSANAREDDPGTTVDLGSPAAEAIWVVG; encoded by the coding sequence GTGAGTCCTGAAGGCAATCCTCGCGACCTGAGCACGGTTGCCCAGGACTACCTCAAAGTCATCTGGACCGCCCAGGAGTGGTCGCTGGAGAAAGTCAGCACCAAGCTGCTCGCCGAGCGGATCGGCGTGTCGGCGTCCACAGCATCGGAGTCCATCCGCAAGCTCGCCGACCAGGGTCTGGTCGATCACGAGAAGTACGGGGCCGTGACGCTGACCGAGGCGGGCAGGCGCGCCGCGCTGGGCATGGTGCGCAGGCATCGGCTGATGGAAACGTTCCTGGTCCGCGAACTGGGCTACAGCTGGGACGAGGTGCACGATGAGGCCGAGGTGCTCGAGCATGCGGTGTCCGACCGGATGCTCGACCGGATCGACGCCAAGCTAGGCCACCCCACCCGCGACCCGCACGGCGATCCGATCCCGGCCAAGGACGGCCAGGTGCCCACCCCGGATGCGCGACAGCTGTCGGTCTGCCAGAACGGGGAGTCCGGGACCGTGGCCCGCATCTCCGACGCCGACCCCGAGATGCTGCGGTACTTCGACACTGTCGGCATCAGCTTGGACTCACGGCTGCATGTGCTGGCCCGACGCGACTTCGCAGGCATGATCTCGGTGGCCATCAAGTCCGCCAACGCCAGGGAGGACGATCCCGGCACCACGGTCGACCTAGGAAGCCCTGCGGCAGAAGCGATCTGGGTGGTCGGCTAG
- a CDS encoding DUF6632 domain-containing protein, whose protein sequence is MGTPYKLLQLALAVFGVIMLLLYPLAWVWPSGWAWHHGPPHDSVYFMMIVGIYATLGVFLLSAARNPATHLSVIWFAVWSSVVHATIMAVQSLTGEHQLGHLFGDVPALLLVAIVLSALVMSAGLKQPEPDPAGSR, encoded by the coding sequence GTGGGAACGCCTTATAAACTTCTTCAGTTGGCCCTGGCCGTGTTCGGAGTGATCATGCTGCTGCTGTATCCACTTGCGTGGGTGTGGCCATCGGGCTGGGCATGGCATCACGGCCCCCCACACGATTCGGTGTATTTCATGATGATCGTCGGCATTTATGCGACACTCGGAGTGTTCCTGCTGAGCGCCGCGCGCAACCCCGCGACCCACCTCAGCGTGATCTGGTTTGCGGTGTGGTCCAGCGTCGTGCACGCCACGATCATGGCGGTGCAATCCCTCACCGGCGAGCACCAATTGGGCCATCTGTTCGGTGATGTTCCAGCACTTCTGCTGGTGGCCATCGTGCTGTCGGCGCTCGTGATGTCGGCCGGACTGAAGCAGCCGGAACCTGACCCAGCGGGATCGCGCTAG
- a CDS encoding DUF1802 family protein, whose amino-acid sequence MTTALKEWSAAVHALLDGRQTVLLRKGGIHEKRFDVTASRFLLFPTVAHSHTERVRPEHRDLLDPAVADSTDDALMLRAGAKVVAAIEVNRPEALDEIQSLHIWTAESVKEDRLDFRPKHRLTVLVVQASPLVEPVRLARVPEYAGCKSWVPLPVDPAWAEPVHDAAALADIADRVRHSVG is encoded by the coding sequence ATGACAACAGCCCTCAAGGAGTGGAGCGCTGCGGTCCACGCCCTGCTCGACGGCCGACAGACGGTGCTGCTGCGCAAGGGCGGCATCCACGAAAAGCGGTTCGACGTAACAGCTTCCCGCTTCCTGCTGTTTCCGACCGTCGCTCACAGCCACACCGAGCGGGTGCGGCCCGAACACCGTGACCTGCTCGACCCTGCGGTCGCCGACAGCACCGATGACGCGCTGATGCTGCGGGCAGGCGCGAAAGTCGTTGCCGCGATCGAGGTCAACCGTCCGGAGGCGCTTGACGAGATCCAGTCGCTGCACATCTGGACGGCCGAATCCGTCAAAGAAGACCGCCTCGACTTTCGCCCCAAGCACCGGCTGACTGTGCTCGTCGTGCAGGCCAGTCCGTTGGTCGAGCCGGTTCGACTGGCCCGCGTCCCCGAGTACGCGGGCTGCAAAAGCTGGGTGCCGCTGCCGGTCGATCCGGCCTGGGCGGAGCCGGTGCACGACGCCGCCGCGCTGGCCGACATCGCCGATCGAGTGCGCCACTCAGTGGGGTGA
- a CDS encoding DUF2277 domain-containing protein — protein MCRNITELRGLEPAATAEEIEAAARQYVRKVSGVTRPTGANVEVFETAVAEVTEVTTRLLAGLAPRRQPPKTVPPLRRPEVQARLAAT, from the coding sequence ATGTGCCGAAACATCACGGAACTGCGTGGACTGGAGCCGGCGGCGACGGCCGAGGAGATCGAGGCCGCGGCCCGCCAATACGTTCGCAAGGTCAGCGGCGTGACCCGCCCGACGGGCGCCAATGTCGAGGTCTTCGAGACCGCGGTCGCGGAAGTCACCGAGGTGACTACCCGACTGTTGGCCGGATTGGCGCCGCGACGTCAGCCGCCGAAGACCGTTCCGCCGCTACGCAGGCCGGAGGTACAGGCTCGGCTCGCAGCCACATGA
- a CDS encoding metallophosphoesterase family protein, with translation MTRDGRRPTLWAISDLHTGHTGNKPITESLHPSTPDDWLIVAGDVAERTDEVHWSLDLLRKRFAKVIWVPGNHELWTTNRDPMQIFGKARYDYFVNMCDEMGIVTPEHPFPVWTEEGGPATIVPMFLLYDYSFLPQGAATKAEGLAIARERNVVGTDEFLLSSEPYATRDAWCRDRVSYTRKRLEDLDWMDQTVLVNHFPLVREPCDAMFYPEFSLWCGTTATADWHTRYNAICSVYGHLHIPRTTWYDGVRHEEVSVGYPREWRRRKPYRWLRQILPDPKYAPGYLNEFGGHFQITQEMRDHAEKVQERVKARQS, from the coding sequence GTGACACGAGACGGCCGCCGACCCACACTATGGGCGATCAGCGACCTACACACCGGTCACACCGGCAACAAGCCGATCACCGAGTCGCTGCATCCGTCGACGCCCGACGACTGGCTGATCGTCGCGGGGGACGTGGCAGAGCGGACCGACGAGGTCCACTGGTCGCTCGACCTGCTCCGCAAGCGCTTCGCCAAAGTCATCTGGGTGCCAGGCAACCACGAACTGTGGACCACCAACCGCGACCCCATGCAGATCTTCGGCAAGGCCCGTTACGACTACTTCGTCAACATGTGCGACGAGATGGGCATCGTCACCCCCGAACACCCTTTTCCGGTGTGGACCGAAGAGGGTGGCCCGGCGACCATCGTGCCGATGTTCCTGCTGTACGACTACTCGTTTCTTCCTCAGGGCGCGGCGACCAAAGCCGAGGGGCTGGCGATCGCCCGCGAGCGCAACGTCGTCGGCACGGATGAATTCCTGTTGTCGTCGGAGCCGTATGCCACCCGCGACGCGTGGTGTCGCGACCGGGTGTCCTACACCCGCAAGCGCCTCGAGGACCTCGACTGGATGGACCAGACGGTGCTGGTGAACCATTTCCCGCTGGTCCGCGAACCCTGCGACGCGATGTTTTACCCCGAGTTCTCACTGTGGTGCGGCACCACCGCCACCGCCGACTGGCACACCCGCTACAACGCGATCTGCTCGGTCTACGGCCATCTGCACATCCCGCGGACCACGTGGTACGACGGGGTGCGACACGAAGAGGTATCCGTCGGTTATCCGCGAGAATGGCGGCGCCGCAAGCCATATCGATGGTTGCGCCAGATACTGCCCGACCCGAAGTACGCGCCCGGCTATCTCAATGAGTTCGGCGGCCACTTCCAAATCACGCAGGAGATGCGCGACCACGCCGAGAAGGTGCAGGAGCGGGTCAAGGCCAGGCAGTCATGA